TCCTCCTTCTACAGCCCTAACCCATTACATTCCTCAACCCCACGTAGATCCTACAAACGTCCATTTCCTCCACCATCACCAGCAAAGCACATAAAAGCAGTTTTAGCACTACGGCAACGATCATCAAAACCTAAGAAACAAGAAGGGGAGAATCAGAATGATGATATTTCATCACTCGATAAGAGTTTTGGATTCTCCAAACAGTTTATAACTAGGTATGAAATTGGTGAAGAAATTGGTAGAGGTCATTTTGGTTATACTTGTTCTGCCATTGTTAAGAAAGGTGATCTAAAAGGTCAAGAAGTAGCTGTCAAGATCATTCCTAAAGTGAAggtaattcaaatttcaaatatgagATATGATAAATTCATATGAGAATTTGAATTTGTTGGTTTTTTAGATGACAACAGCTATTGCAATTGAGGATGTAAGAAGGGAGGTGAAGATATTAAGATCATTAACTGGACATAAGAATCTTGTTCAATTTTATGATGCATTTGAAGATTATAACAATGTATACATTGTCATGGAGTGAGTAATTAAGCTCCATTTCTgaattctactttatttttttacttcatttCTTAATTACTTCTTCTTCCATGTTCTTTCAGGTTATGCAAAGGAGGAGAGCTCTTAGATAAAATACTTGCAAGGTGTTTGTTCTCTTGTTTATTTCATAGTTGCAGGTCATGTTTAATTTGTTTCCCATTTTGCCCCCAGCATCGAGGTGTCGAGCCTGGGTCTGGGTCCTGGGATATAATACTCTGTTACGGGTTACGGGTTCTCTCGTTAGGAGGGACAAAACAGTAAtattacaaacaaacaaaattactATTTTGCCCCTCCCTATGAGAGGAAATAAAACAGGGAACTTCGGAACAGACACCCCTAATGGTCAAGTCTAGATACACTTTTCATACAAAACGTAACACTTTGGCTCCACATTCAAAGACTATTTCTAGGTTTCATTAGTTTGGAGAAGGGTAAATGAGTAATAACTAAAAATGTAATGGTTGTCTTTTAGGTATCTTGGGTAGGAGTAGTATGTAAATTATTAATACCTTTTTTTGATCTTGATAAATCTCTCAAagttattaatatcatttacaTTATTACTTATTTACATATTGTAGGGGTGGAAAGTATTCGGAAGATGAGGCAAAGGTTGTCATggtacaaatattaaattttgttgcATTTTGTCATCTCCAAGGTGTGGCACACCGAGACCTAAAGCCAGAGGTCAATTACTTCAAATATCTGTCTACTTAActtgtttttattgatattgggttatttaaaaaaatatattttaattttcaaatcaacCACTAAAATACAAGTACACATTTAAAACAAAGTTTTAATTGAAGTAGTGGTGCCGACTTcttagagatttttttaaaagattatctctttttaaaatagtatgattttgagtatatatttttttaaaatttttttttataaaaagacttaaaattgtattaatataataatataataaaaacttataatttaatataaataatattttaatattttaattaataaatttagtgatctaattaataaaaaaagtaaaataatatttgattagtttggattatttaaataactcaaacgaATAGGGATTGTATTAATAACccgtattatttaaataataattattagtattaattttaaagagatacataattattttgagagatacataattattttgataaaaagacttaaaatgtattaatatataatgataaataaaaaataataattaaaaataacataaacaaaataccttagttttctaaacaaaattaataatgagcacaaaataaaatttaaattttaaacaatttttttatttaaatactcaactttttcttcaaataagattttgatttcataaaatagatatttttcaaataatctcacaTCATATCAGCTTTAAGAATTTGTTTGGTGAAGAATTGGTGAAactttatcataatataattttcatttatttggtgattttcttttttaatttaaaaagttaacacaTTCTTATTTAACTGTTCTAGTTATGATCACTTGAAagtcttaaaaaataacataatggTATTCTAATagtgatttgaattatttaattgaataacaGAACTTTTTGTATACATCCAAGTATGATAACTCCCAGTTAAAAGCTATAGACTTTGGCTTATCAGATTTCGTCAAACCAGGTTAATTTATTGTCAAAACTTtgtttcattcattcatttcatCAACAACACCTTCCAATCTTCAAACATATTTCATTAACATTGTCCAGATGAAAGGCTTAACGACATTGTAGGAAGTGCATGCTACGTAGCACCTGAAGTTCTACAAAGATCTTATGGCACTGAAGCTGATGTATGGAGTGTTGGTGTAATTGCATATATTCTCTTATCTGGCAGACGTCCATTTTGGGCTAGAACTGAATCCGGTATCTTTCAAGCTGTCTTGAAAGCTATTCCAACTTTCGATGAATCCCCTTGGCCTACACTTTCACCTGAGGCTAAAGACTTTGTGAAACTTACATTAAATAAAGATCCACGCAAACGAATGAGTGCTGCTCAGGCTTTGAGTgagtaaaaagtaaaaaaaacttgTCTGATTATATAGTTTTGTGTATATACTTTACTCAATTACTATGGAACCTTTTCAGGTCATCCGTGGATTCGAAACTATCGAGATGTCAAAGTAATATCTCTTGACATTCTCGTTTTCAGGCTCTTGAAGGCTTATATGCAATCATCATCTCTTCGCAAATCTGCTTTGAGAGCTTTATCTAAGACATTGACTTCAGATGAACTGTTTCATCTAAAGGAGCAGTTTGCATTGTTGGATCCTAAAGATGGTTGTATCACTTTAGACAACATTAAagtggtttgtttgtttgttggttTGTTTCTTGtctacttatatatattatggaatgtaaaaaaaaagttaatttttgtttgaattcttatatttttaggCTTTGATGAAGAATGCAACAGATGCTATGAAAGACTCTAGGATAACTGATCTACTTTCAACAGTATAATGAACAGATAATTCTGTATTGAAATTTGCATATGTTTTTTTAGTAATTCTTTTTTGTATGTTGTTGTGTGTGACAGCTAAATGCATTGCAATATAGACGGATGAATTTCGATGAATTTTGTGCTGCTGGGATAAGCGTTTATCAGCTAGAAACGTTAGATTTGTGGGATCAACATGCTCGTTGTGCCTACGATGTTTTTGAGAATGATGGGAACAAGGCAATTGTGTTTGAAGAACTTGCATCAGTTAGTTTTACATTTTTTGCACATATTATTCATTTACCAAATTTTAGAGTAATGAAATTTAATACATGTACATATTTTGTATTGATGTAATGCAGGAACTCGGGTTGGGACCTTCGGTTCCTGTTCATGCTGTACTAAACGACTGGATTAGAAATACTGATGGAAAGCTAAGCTTCATCGGTTTTGTGAAACTGTTACATGGTGCGTCGGGTAGAACTTTCGCAAAGGTCTTGTAGAATAAAAAGTTGAATCGGGTTGGATAGGATTGGATATTGGATAGTTGTTTACTTTCAGGATTTGGTTTcgaaaaatatatgattttcttAAGAAAACTTTTGGAACCAGCTACTTGGTTTGAGTTAAACAATTGTACAACGTTTGTTAAGGACAATTATACtttcttatcaatttataaaatgtttttttttctcattcctTCTTAAAATTAGaccaatattttcttttaatcttatttgtatgaattttcacaaaataaaaataaattttctaaaagaCCCGTTtcgttttatttgaaaactaatttcgagatttgtatttttttttcagatactcttttagattaaattttgcTAATAAGTGTTTACCCTCATTTTATGTATGAACATGATCGGAATAATTTGTACAAAATGGTTAGGCCCTAGGgtctaaaatcatttattaaataaaatataattatattttaaaaataaccaaAAGTTTATAATAGGGTCTTAAATGATTGAAACGTGTACACACTCATTTTTACACtcaatttataactttaaatatttttgaatctAATATTTGTCGAATCCTAATTTGTgttcatcatattttttttttttttgtgagattCGAGAGAAAGGTAAGTTATAAAGTTTGGACGACATTTGTATAATACTCTAGTTGTACCTTCCATTTTGTTTCTCCTTGATAAGT
This is a stretch of genomic DNA from Impatiens glandulifera chromosome 4, dImpGla2.1, whole genome shotgun sequence. It encodes these proteins:
- the LOC124936140 gene encoding CDPK-related kinase 5-like, with the protein product MGTCTSKPSKSNPYAPRNDIINTPYQTPTTDNHHHQSVKKSPFSSFYSPNPLHSSTPRRSYKRPFPPPSPAKHIKAVLALRQRSSKPKKQEGENQNDDISSLDKSFGFSKQFITRYEIGEEIGRGHFGYTCSAIVKKGDLKGQEVAVKIIPKVKMTTAIAIEDVRREVKILRSLTGHKNLVQFYDAFEDYNNVYIVMELCKGGELLDKILARGGKYSEDEAKVVMVQILNFVAFCHLQGVAHRDLKPENFLYTSKYDNSQLKAIDFGLSDFVKPDERLNDIVGSACYVAPEVLQRSYGTEADVWSVGVIAYILLSGRRPFWARTESGIFQAVLKAIPTFDESPWPTLSPEAKDFVKLTLNKDPRKRMSAAQALSHPWIRNYRDVKVISLDILVFRLLKAYMQSSSLRKSALRALSKTLTSDELFHLKEQFALLDPKDGCITLDNIKVALMKNATDAMKDSRITDLLSTLNALQYRRMNFDEFCAAGISVYQLETLDLWDQHARCAYDVFENDGNKAIVFEELASELGLGPSVPVHAVLNDWIRNTDGKLSFIGFVKLLHGASGRTFAKVL